The Portunus trituberculatus isolate SZX2019 chromosome 27, ASM1759143v1, whole genome shotgun sequence DNA window GTGCTTTATATAATTACTAATGTATatgatatttaaagaataaatgttacatttttcttctgttcttgggAAAGTCAGTTAAATATGATAGCTATTTTGAGTCTCACGCTTTGATATTCTTAAGTAATGGAAGAATGGAGTAATTTGATGTTCATAGTACAAAAATGTGTAGACTATAACATAGTAAAACATCAATTTAATCATACTTTTATAACCTGACACTGAGCCAGTATCTTACTATTGACAGAGGTGGATTCAACAACTACTGGAGGTCAAGAACTGTGATGGAACAGGCGCTGTTGGTGCTGGCAGTAGTGGAAGGTGTAATGCTGTTTGGCTTTGTCATTGGTGTAGCTTCCCTTACAAGTGAAAGTAAGTACAGTAAAGCAGTGCAAACACCTACATAGACACTCATGTACTACCTCTATATCTTTCTTTGTTGCAGGTATATATTTTCAGCAAGGTTAATTTGTGTTATATAAagattgaattattttcttggGTTGGAGGTGACTCCATATTCAGTGTCATAAAATATTTGTTCAGTGAAGATATAGCAGCCTAAAGTCAGCCTTAGAATATACTCAGCACTGAGTATAAAGTACGTATGTTCTTTGAAATTTacatctcattcttcctttctacaaGGGATTAGCTAGCAGTATGTTGTAATTTTGAACATGTGTCATACATATTCCAAAATTGCAATAGTGCTTGAAGAAACTACAGTATGTGTGATTGTTCAGAAGTGGAAAGAAGTTTTGTTTCCTGTATGTTTATAATCTTTGAGGGAAGGGATTTGGAGAAGGTGAGATTATTCACATACCAACTGCAGTGAATACTAATTTTATAAGGACATCTTAAGACCAACAATTTTGTGATGTGATTAATTATATATGACTGTAAATGAAAGACTGAAAAGTAATATGTATTGTttgcttgaatttttttttaagaaacttTTATCCCAAAAAAGTTTATGTTGCTATTCTAAATTGATACTTTAAATTTACATGATGcattttcacttcttttgttCAGTTGTGTCCAAAGATGCAGAGATCCATGACCTTATTGTTGAGTTAGAGGAGTGTCTGATGGAAAATACAACAGCATCTTCCACCATGATTTCAATATCACCCACGGATACTGAGTCATCTACCTCCAGCACATCCACCACTCCCTTTACAAGTCCTTCTGTCACCACCCCAACATCAACCACAACTGGTCCAACAACAGACCTTACATCTGCTCCTTCAGTGACTTCAACTGCTTCAACATCTGCTCCTTCAGTGACTTCAACTGCTTCAACATCTGCTCCTTCAGTGACTTCAACTGCTTCAACATCTGCTCCTTCAGTGACTTCAACTGCTTCAACATCTGCTCCTTCAGTGACTTCAACTGCTTCTACATCTGCTCCTTCAGTGACTTCAACTGCTTCAACATCTGCTCCTTCAATGACTTCAACTGCTTCAACATCTGCTCCTTCAGTGACTTCAACTGCTTCTACATCTGCTCCTTCAGTGACTTCAACTGCTTCAACATCTGCTCCTTCAATGACTTCAACTGCTTCAACATCTGCTCCTTCAGTGACTTCAACTGCTTCTACATCTGCTCCTTCAGTGACTTCAACTGCTTCAACATCTGCTCCTTCAATGACTTCAACTGCTTCAACATCTGCTCCTTCAGTGACTTAACTGCTTCTACATCTGCTCCTTCAGTGACTTCAACTGCTTCAACATCTGCTCCTTCAGTGACTTCAACTGCTTCAACATCTGCTCCTTCAGTGACTTCAACTGCTTCAACATCTGCTCCTTCAGTGACTTCAACTGCTTCAACATCTGCTCCTTCAGTGACTTCAACTGCTTCAACATCTGCTCCTTCAGTGACTTCAACTGCTTCAACATCTGCTCCTTCAGTGACTTCAACTGCTTCAACATCTGCTCCTTCAATGACTTCAACTGCTTCAACATCTGCTCCTTCAGTGACTTCAACTGCTTCAACATCTGCTCCTTCAGTGACTTCAACTGCTTCAACATCTGCTCCTTCAAGTGACTTCAACTGCTTCAACATCTGCTCCTTCAGTGACTTCAACTGCTTCAACATCTGCTCCTTCAATGACTTCAACTGCTTCAACATCTGCTCCTTCAGTGACTTAACTGCTTCTACATCTGCTCCTTCAGTGACTTCAACTGCTTCAACATCTGCTCCTTCAGTGACTTCAACTGCTTCAACATCTGCTCCTTCAGTGACTTCAACTGCTTCAACATCTGCTCCTTCAGTGACTTCAACTGCTTCAACATCTGCTCCTTCAGTGACTTCAACTGCTTCTACATCTGCTCCTTCAGTGACTTCAACTGCTTCAACATCTGCTCCTTCAATGACTTCAACTGCTTCAACATCTGCTCCTTCAGTGACTTCAACTGCTTCTACATCTGCTCCTTCAGTGACTTCAACTGCTTCAACATCTGCTCCTTCAATGACTTCAACTGCTTCAACATCTGCTCCTTCAGTGACTTAACTGCTTCTACATCTGCTCCTTCAGTGACTTCAACTGCTTCAACATCTGCTCCTTCAGTGACTTCAACTGCTTCAACATCTGCTCCTTCAGTGACTTCAACTGCTTCAACATCTGCTCCTTCAGTGACTTCAACTGCTTCAACATCTGCTCCTTCAGTGACTTCAACTGCTTCAACATCTGCTCCTTCAGTGACTTCAACTGCTTCAACATCTGCTCCTTCAGTGACTTCAACTGCTTCAACATCTGCTCCTTCAGTGACTTCAACTGCTTCAACATCTGCTCCTTCAGTGACTTCAACTGCTTCAACAACTATAACTTCCAGTTCTAATACTTCTTTGACATAAGAAACTCCAAGTACTACAGATATTACAGATACTACAAATGTTGCACAGAGACTACAGAATCTACATAGTAATTCTACAATATTTCATAGGTCAAGTCATTAGATCTATATAGTCTTACAACTTTAGGTATGTATCTTACACCAAATGAATGCTAATCTTTAATTTCCTTAATCTATTGGTTCATCTTTCAATACTGCAATTTAGGTTTCATCATTTAACATGGACTTTTGGGTTTCTAGTGAAGAAAAGTTGCAagtatattttactattgatgatTGAAGACTACCAACTTAGCCCATAAATTTAAACTTTTGTCTGTCAGGCACAAAGATATGTGTTATGtttgaataataaatgaacCACATGatggtgcatatatatatatatatatatatatatatatatatatatatatatatatatatatatatatatatatatatatatatatatatataaatcagatTGATTATTCATATACATGAAACTCATGTAGTAACAAAACCAACTTAGACTTTAAAGACAAGGAAATCCACAGTGAATCAATTTGTTTCTTGTAATCAGTAACATTTTACCTCAAGTAGACTAAAGCTATAAACCAATACTATGATGAGATGTGTATTTTACCTCATTCTTCTTAGAAAAGTGCAAACATGCAGGCAGTCAGGATTAAAATCAGAATCTAAGACTATACTGAGCCCTCAATTGGGTGACACTATCTCAGGAtgttgtaattcacctcggtcgcccgctggtcacccagccagtcttccccattacggagcgagctcgagCTCATGACCGATcttggtaggactgagaccacaacaaccgggaaagcaaggccacaacccctcagttacatccgtacctatttactgctaggtgaacagggctacacattaagaggctcgcccatttgcctcgcgggactgaacccggccctctcgattgtgagtcgagcgtgctaaccactacactacggtgtgtgtgtgtgtgtgtgtgtgtgtgtgtgtgtgtgtgtgtgtgtgtgtgtgtaattcacctcggtcgcccgctggtcacccagccagtcttccccattacggagcgagctcggagctcatagaccgatcttcgggtaggactgagaccacaacacactccacacaccgggaaagcaaggccacaacccctcgagttacatcccgtacctatttactgctaggtgaacaggggctacacattaagaggctcgcccatttgcctcgccgcgccgggacttgaacccggccctctcgagagtcggcgtgctaaccactacactatgtgtgtgtgtgtgtgtgtgtgtgtgtgtgtgggtgtgtgtaattcacctcggtcgcccgctggtcacccagccagtcttccccattacggagcgagctcggagctcatagaccgatcttggtgggactgagaccacaacacactccacacaccgggaaagcaaggccacaacccctcgagttacatcccgtacctatttactgctaggtgaacaggggctacacattaagaggctcgcccatttgcctcgccgggacttgaacccggccctcgattgagtcgagcgtgctaactactacactacgtgtgtgtgtgtgtgtgtgtgtgtgtgtggtgtgtgtaattcacctcggtcgcctgctggtcacccagccagtcttccccattacggagcgagctcggagctcatagaccgatcttcgggtaggactgagaccacaaaacactccacacaccgggaaagcaaggccacaacccctcgagttacatcccgtacctatttactgctaggtgaacaggggctacacattaagaggctcgcccatttgcctcgccgccgacttgaacccggccctctcgattctgagtcgagcgtgctaaccactacactacgcggtgtgtatgtatgttcttGTACAACAGCATTAGCAAGTGACATCCAGAAAATAATGCAGGCACTTGGGATTATTGTATTGGCTACTATCTAATGATTTGGCTCATTTCAGTTCACTGATAAAGTTTTGTAAAAGGTGTGAATAAGGTGTAATCATATGAGAGCAGCATGAAGTGTGAAACAAGAAGTGCAATCATGTCTTCATAGTTTATAAGAACCATATATTAGACATAGATTTAATGAATATTAGAAGTATCTAGACATAAGAAATTTAATTTGTAATGTAAAATAATCTACCATTATTAAATTATATAATCTCTTTAAGAGTATGAACTGTAGGTCTATATTAATCATGATAGGTTGTGTGTTCTTGCTAATAAGAAATTCAAAATGTCCAGTAGATGAATTTCTGTATTTTACAAGTACAATGGTACCTTGAGGTACGAGTTTAATTTGTTCCATGAtggagctcatatctcaaacagcttgtatctcaaaacaatttttcccattgaaatgcattgaaatgtTATTAATCTATCCTAGCCTCTCCAAAAAGagcacccttttttttttttgtacgtgttttcaggtaaggaaaaggtatttataaataataattattgcacagaaacacaataaaacatgaTGAAAgttaatataaatagataaactactcttataaagtatatttatcttgGAGGATGCATTTCACGGGACGTTACTGGATTCCTAACCCTCACTTAGGACtcgagtgtacaaatatagccacccacagaagactgggTGCTCTAATAATCACTGAAGAGCTCATTGACGATCCTAtaacattattcattgaataaatgaagttttaagtagaagagagagagagagagaggcaccaaagagttgtgtttacattgttctcccctctccttgaTAAGTGTCAGTGGAGCAGGTAGGCAGAGATGAGAGaagtttattttaccttttcagttacatacacatgcatactttacatacaatgcatgaaaatatataagataacaacaaaactttatttagtgttcttaccaTGGAGATGCACATTTTTGGCTAATGGTGGgaaatggtgaaggaggagaagggaggaaggaaaggatgcacGCACCATTCACATGCAAATATTAAGTATAAATTAAACCTGCACTTCCtttaagccaaaaaaaaaaaggttggtaAGTAGTATGAAAATGATGCCAGAACAATCACACTACATGATGAGATCCACGGGAAACACCAATACTACctcagctgaggctggactGATGCGCCGAGCCACCGACTACAGTGGCAACATCCCCATGTGtgactcgtatctcaaaattttttttgtatcttgaaataaaagaaatgatcaAATTGTAGCTCGTATTTGAAAAAATTTGTATCTCAGGCAGCtagtatctcaaggtaccactataTTACTATTAGGGGAATATCAGCACAGTGGACATAGCACAGTAACAGTTTTGAAGGCAAAATAAGAGTTAAAGAGAAATGTGAGTCACAGCTGTCCACTTTAAATTGTGTTTTATCTAAAGGATTCCAATATTTCATACT harbors:
- the LOC123509460 gene encoding cell wall integrity and stress response component 1-like produces the protein MSMEMSDSSDLLVSSRGGFNNYWRSRTVMEQALLVLAVVEGVMLFGFVIGVASLTSEIVSKDAEIHDLIHIHHSLYKSFCHHPNINHNWSNNRPYICSFSDFNCFNICSFSDFNCFNICSFSDFNCFNICSFSDFNCFYICSFSDFNCFNICSFNDFNCFNICSFSDFNCFYICSFSDFNCFNICSFNDFNCFNICSFSDFNCFYICSFSDFNCFNICSFNDFNCFNICSFSDLTASTSAPSVTSTASTSAPSVTSTASTSAPSVTSTASTSAPSVTSTASTSAPSVTSTASTSAPSVTSTASTSAPSVTSTASTSAPSMTSTASTSAPSVTSTASTSAPSVTSTASTSAPSSDFNCFNICSFSDFNCFNICSFNDFNCFNICSFSDLTASTSAPSVTSTASTSAPSVTSTASTSAPSVTSTASTSAPSVTSTASTSAPSVTSTASTSAPSVTSTASTSAPSMTSTASTSAPSVTSTASTSAPSVTSTASTSAPSMTSTASTSAPSVT